Proteins from one Oncorhynchus tshawytscha isolate Ot180627B linkage group LG16, Otsh_v2.0, whole genome shotgun sequence genomic window:
- the c1ql3a gene encoding complement C1q-like protein 3, producing MVLVLVILIPVLVNSAGTSAHYEMLGTCRMVCDPYGTKSPTATADTVRADNSLMQSLPTFITGPKGEPGRPGKAGPRGIPGDQGPPGPMGPPGEKGEPGRPGLPGPPGPNAAAGAISAATYSTVPKIAFYAGLKKQHEGYEVLKFDDVVTNLGNHYDPTTGKFTCSIPGIYFFTYHVLMRGGDGTSMWADLCKNNQVRASAIAQDADQNYDYASNSAVLHLEPGDEVYIKLDGGKAHGGNNNKYSTFSGFIIYAD from the exons ATGGTGTTAGTGCTGGTGATTCTGATCCCAGTTCTGGTTAACTCCGCTGGAACTTCAGCGCACTATGAGATGCTGGGAACCTGCAGGATGGTATGTGATCCATATGGAACCAAGTCACCGACCGCTACGGCAGACACGGTGCGAGCGGACAACAGCCTCATGCAGTCTTTACCAACTTTTATAACAGGTCCGAAAGGGGAACCGGGCCGCCCGGGGAAGGCCGGACCCAGAGGCATCCCAGGTGATCAGGGCCCGCCCGGTCCGATGGGGCCACCCGGGGAGAAGGGGGAACCGGGACGGCCTGGACTACCGGGGCCACCGGGACCCAATGCCGCGGCGGGGGCTATCAGCGCGGCTACGTACAGCACCGTTCCCAAAATCGCGTTTTACGCAGGCCTTAAAAAACAGCACGAGGGCTACGAGGTGCTGAAATTCGACGACGTGGTCACTAATCTGGGGAACCATTACGACCCCACAACCGGGAAGTTTACCTGCTCCATACCTGGGATATACTTCTTCACTTATCACGTCCTGATGCGGGGAGGGGACGGAACCAGCATGTGGGCAGATCTCTGCAAAAACAATCAG GTTCGAGCCAGTGCCATAGCCCAGGACGCTGACCAGAACTATGATTATGCCAGTAACAGTGCCGTGCTGCATCTGGAGCCTGGAGACGAGGTCTACATCAAACTGGACGGGGGCAAGGCCCACGGGGGCAACAACAACAAGTACAGCACCTTCTCTGGATTCATCATCTACGCAGATTAG